ttcgaaacaatatgcgtttcttcttcaggatgctaaaaaaattacacaaattaCAAAGTTGTAAAAACAGCAATCCATGCTTACATCTGACTGGACAGTgttatttaagatgataagTGCAGCTATAATTGGTCTTCTactcataaaattcaataaaaatacaataatcgtAGAAATATCAGAAACGTTGCCGTAATGCATATGTCAATTTTAAAGGTTAAAACTCACAGAACAggggaacacagagaaaacaacaattcacaaagtgacataaagtcatgtttgtctagatggcctacgatctaaggataacaaataactatatacaacacttaaattcttcaagtcagtcttcttatttatattattttcattttcatttataaaacacatttcaaggaaacttcttttattatagttagaattggtacataatatttcaacttcatcAAACTTAAAATGGTGGTCTAGAGAGGACGAATGGCTAGCTAATGCACATCTATCAGGTCGTAATCTGGCGTCACTCTTATGTATTGAGATACGTCTTTTCAAACATTGTGATGTCTGTCCAACATACACAGACTCACAGTTCTCACATGGAATGCGATAAACCACGTCAGATCTAGACATGGTGTGGATCCTATCTTTAGTTTGGCTGAAAAGAACGCCTACTACTAAAGGATTGTACTTCGCAATTTTTATGTTCTCaatttcttttagaattttGGTCAATTTACCTGTTAATGGTGGAATGAGGGGCAGGCTTACATATTTGTCATGTGTGGCAGGTTCGACTAATGTCGATGTTCTTATTTGTGGGACCTCGTCGACTTGGTCAGAAGTTAGAGAATGCCGACATCTGTTCAAAAACATCCTAGGGTAACCATTGTTCTCAAAGATCTTAAGCAACTTTTCTTCACTGTTATGAAGAAAGTCTGGATGGCAGATTTTCTTAATTCTACGGAACATacctttaattaagttagttttCATAGCCCAAGAATGGTTGGAACTATAATGTATATAGCGACCTGAAGAGGTCGGTTTTTGGTACCAATCCAATTTTACAATGTTACCTGCACACCTGATAGCTTTGGTGTCaaggaatgggacaccatttTCAGTTTCTTCTTCTGCAGTAAACTTAATGTGTGGGTCGTAGTTATTGAAAACTGCCAAAGTCGTAGCAGTCCTGTCTTCGGGAATAGCAAGGAGAAGGTCATCAACATATTGATAGGTAATCGGCACCTGGAAGGGCAGTAGAGGAATGCAATATTTCAAAAGCACTGACATGACTATATTAGCCAAAATGGGACTGATTTTACTCCCCATTGCACAGCCAAAGATTTGTGAAATGAAGGAACCCTTGAAAACGAAATAGCTGGACTCAAACAAAAACtttatgattattataaaaagtGATATATCTATGGTTGTGACCTGACTTACTCTGGACCATTCCTGTTGGATAATTTGTATAACTAGCTCTagtgaaatattcgtgaataaacTGACAGCATCTAAGGAAATGAGTTTATACCCTTGGGGCAATATAAAGTTATTAATTTTGGAAGCAAATTGGAAAGAGTCAGCTATGGTATAATCATGGAAATCTGAGAATGCTTCTGTGAGAATCTGTGTCATAAATTGACTGAGTTCAACTGACGCTGAGCCAATTGTGGAGACGATGGGCCTCAATGGGATGTCTGCTTTGTGTACTTTAGGAAGTCCATATATTCTTGGTGGAATCGCTTTATAGGTGGTTAATTTTCTGGCCATGGAAGCATCAATAAAACCTTTGTCTTTCAGTTGTTTgacaattttgttgtttttacatTGAAATTCATTGGTAGGGTCTCTCCTTAATTGTTTGTAAACTGACGAGTCTTGTAGAAGCTGGTTCATTTTCTGTTCATACTGTTCTGTGGAAAGTATTACTGTGATGTTACCTTTGTCAGCAGGAGTGATAACCAAGTCATCGTGTGTCTTGACAAATCTTCTAGCATTGGTCAAAAGGTAGTGCTCAAAGTTATGTGTCATCTTTGAATTGTGCACGAAGTTGGTAATAGCATTAGTGCATTTAGCCCTCAAGATATTCTGCCTGGTGATAGGAGCCAAGTTGATTATGTTCTCTACATCTGCCACAATATTCTTGATAGGTATGTCTTTAACAGGAAGGGGAGCCACACCAAATTTAGGTCCCAGACTCAAGATAACCTTAACTTCTGTGGGAATCTGTGTAGTAGTGAGATTGCAAAGCCATTCATCTCTGATTTGGATGGACtggatttttcgtttttttagtGCAAGGAACTTCTTTTCAAGAAGCTTCTTGTTGTTGGAAAATACTTTCTTGTATGATCGGTTCTGTGAAATGTAAAATCGTTCAAGGATGTTAGTTGGAACGAGTACCAACAATTCAGTTTTCAGGTATTCCAAAGtggaagaaaaattattgattttctttatGGTGAAGGAAATCTCCATGTTAAGAATTCTGgtagatatttttttgttaaaaagacTAACCTTTCTGTTGTTTTCGGCATCATCTGATAAGAGGTTGGTCAAACATTTGATGTTCTGGACGATATGTCTGGGTAAAATACCGGTCGTTCTGCAATGGAGCGTTCTGACGTGGTTTATCGCATTCCATGTGAGAACTGTGAGTCTGTGTATGTTGGACAGACATCACAATGTTTGAAAAGACGTATCTCAATACATAAGAGTGACGCCAGATTACGACCTGATAGATGTGCATTAGCTAGCCATTCGTCCTCTCTAGACCACCATTTTAAGTTTgatgaagttgaaatattatgtaccaattctaactataataaaagaagtttccttgaaatgtgttttataaatgaaaatgaaaataatataaataagaagactgacttgaagaatttaagtgttgtatatagttatttgttatccttagatcgtaggccatctagacaaacatgactttatgtcactttgtgaattgttgttttctctgtgttccccTGTTCTGTGAGTTTTAACCTTTAAAATTGACATATGCATTACGGCAACGTTTCTGATATTTCTacgattattgtatttttattgaattttatgagtAGAAGACCAATTATAGCTGCActtatcatcttaaataacACTGTCCAGTCAGATGTAAGCATGGATTGCTGTTTTTACAACTTTGtaatttgtgtaatttttttagcatcctgaagaagaaacgcatattgtttcgaaatatagatgaatagactatagactgttgatcttttctaaattgcctagatacccaaccacacctccttactttattcggcaaataatttaTCTCACTGAATTATACAGAAATGGGTTTCTTTGATGACGTAGGTTTAGCGTATGGTAGAACTGCGTCTAAACAGATGAGACTATGGGCTCATTTGAACACCAAATTGGCGAAGTTGGCTTGTAGAAGAAACTTCTTGCTCCATTGCAGAACGACCGGTATTTTACCCAGACATATCGTCCAGAACATCAAATGTTTGACCAACCTCTTATCAGATGATGCCGAAAACAACAGAAAGGTTAgtctttttaacaaaaaaatatctacCAGAATTCTTAACATGGAGATTTCCTTCACCataaagaaaatcaataatttttcttccaCTTTGGAATACCTGAAAACTGAATTGTTGGTACTCGTTCCAACTAACATCCTTGAACGATTTTACATTTCACAGAACCGATCATACAAGAAAGTATTTTCCAACAACAAGAAGCTTCTTGAAAAGAAGTTCCTTGCactaaaaaaacgaaaaatccaGTCCATCCAAATCAGAGATGAATGGCTTTGCAATCTCACTACTACACAGATTCCCACAGAAGTTAAGGTTATCTTGAGTCTGGGACCTAAATTTGGTGTGGCTCCCCTTCCTGTTAAAGACATACCTATCAAGAATATTGTGGCAGATGTAGAGAACATAATCAACTTGGCTCCTATCACCAGGCAGAATATCTTGAGGGCTAAATGCACTAATGCTATTACCAACTTCGTGCACAATTCAAAGATGACACATAACTTTGAGCACTACCTTTTGACCAATGCTAGAAGATTTGTCAAGACACACGATGACTTGGTTATCACTCCTGCTGACAAAGGTAACATCACAGTAATACTTTCCACAGAACAGTATGAACAGAAAATGAACCAGCTTCTACAAGACTCGTCAGTTTACAAACAATTAAGGAGAGACCCTACCAATGAATTTCAatgtaaaaacaacaaaattgtcAAACAACTGAAAGACAAAGGTTTTATTGATGCTTCCATGGCCAGAAAATTAACCACCTATAAAGCGATTCCACCAAGAATATATGGACTTCCTAAAGTACACAAAGCAGACATCCCATTGAGGCCCATCGTCTCCACAATTGGCTCAGCGTCAGTTGAACTCAGTCAATTTATGACACAGATTCTCACAGAAGCATTCTCAGATTTCCATGATTATACCATAGCTGACTCTTTCCAATTTGCTTCCAAAATTAATAACTTTATATTGCCCCAAGGGTATAAACTCATTTCCTTAGATGCTGTCAgtttattcacgaatatttcactAGAGCTAGTTATACAAATTATCCAACAGGAATGGTCCAGAGTAAGTCAGGTCACAACCATAGATATATCactttttataataatcataaaGTTTTTGTTTGAGTCCAGCTATTTCGTTTTCAAGGGTTCCTTCATTTCACAAATCTTTGGCTGTGCAATGGGGAGTAAAATCAGTCCCATTTTGGCTAATATAGTCATGTCAGTGCTTTTGAAATATTGCATTCTTCTACTGCCCTTCCAGGTGCCGATTACCTATCAATATGTTGATGACCTTCTCCTTGCTATTCCCGAAGACAGGACTGCTACGACTTTGGCAGTTTTCAATAACTACGACCCACACATTAAGTTTACTGCAGAAGAAGAAACTGAaaatggtgtcccattccttGACACCAAAGCTATCAGGTGTGCAGGTAACATTGTAAAATTGGATTGGTACCAAAAACCGACCTCTTCAGGTCGCTATATACATTATAGTTCCAACCATTCTTGGGCTATGaaaactaacttaattaaaggtATGTTCCGTAGAATTAAGAAAATCTGCCATCCAGACTTTCTTCATAACAGTGAAGAAAAGTTGCTTAAGATCTTTGAGAACAATGGTTACCCTAGGATGTTTTTGAACAGATGTCGGCATTCTCTAACTTCTGACCAAGTCGACGAGGTCCCACAAATAAGAACATCGACATTAGTCGAACCTGCCACACATGACAAATATGTAAGCCTGCCCCTCATTCCACCATTAACAGGTAAATTGACCaaaattctaaaagaaattGAGAACATAAAAATTGCGAAGTACAATCCTTTAGTAGTAGGCGTTCTTTTCAGCCAAACTAAAGATAGGATCCACACCATGTCTAGATCTGACGTGGTTTATCGCATTCCATGTGAGAACTGTGAGTCTGTGTATGTTGGACAGACATCACAATGTTTGAAAAGACGTATCTCAATACATAAGAGTGACGCCAGTTTACGACCTGATAGATGTGCATTAGCTAGCCATTCGTCCTCTCTAGACCACCATTTTAAGTTTgatgaagttgaaatattatgtaccaattctaactataataaaagaagtttccttgaaatgtgttttataaatgaaaatgaaaataatataaataagaagactgacttgaagaatttaagtgttgtatatagttatttgttatccttagatcgtaggccatctagacaaacatgactttatgtcactttgtgaattgttgttttctctgtgttccccTGTTCTGTGAGTTTTAACCTTTAAAATTGACATATGCATTACGGCAACGTTTCTGATATTTCTacgattattgtatttttattgaattttatgagtAGAAGACCAATTATAGCTGCActtatcatcttaaataacACTGTCCAGTCAGATGTAAGCATGGATTGCTGTTTTTACAACTTTGtaatttgtgtaatttttttagcatcctgaagaagaaacgcatattgtttcgaaatatagatgaatagactatagactgttgatcttttctaaattgcctagatacccaaccacacctccctatatatatatatatatatatatatatatactatggtttcctttatttggatgtgtcaggtttttaatgatgatatttgtttcatataagatatttaattagacgtttcggagagtctctccttcttcagtaataataataaaaattagattgttcacaatatacaaattaattaaaattgagcctgtaAAAGAACACAAACATTTAGAAtagtatatataataattttacatcacaaataagttaattaaagtaaaatgtatctcaccttcaatttctcgtcaaatTACAATGTTGGAATATGAATGTCAGTCAGTCTTCCCTGATATGTGTCATGTTTTAGGTCTtgtgtttttctttttgttgtgttggttttttaAGAAGTGGTACATAGAATTGACTAAGTTGTTTTACGTCTTGTCTATCGTTTACTGTTGTTTCTAAGTTCGATTGTATGTGTATCATCTCCcatatttctctctgttttcgttttggttcaattgttagtatttttgtttcgtcatagtcgaattcatgtttttttgtttttttatgtttgtttagTGCCGTTGTTGCGTTTTTCGTGTATTTATGAGCGTTGAGTCTGTCGTGTAATCTCTGTGATGTCTGTCCGATATATTGCTTATCACAGTCCTTGCACGGAATACTATAAACAACATTAGACTTTTTAGATTTAggtgttgaattttttaattttgtgaagATCTCCTTCAATTGGTTTTGAGGTTTGTGGACTAATTCAATGTTATgaggttttaatatttttgtgattttatGAGACAAATTTTTGGTGTAGGGAATTGGTATTcgtgttttttgttctttattttcttcagttgttCTCAGGTTGTAAAGTCTATGTATTCTCTCGTTTATTATAGGTGTAGTCATCTTTGTAGGGTAATTGTTCTTAATTAATCGTTCTTTtaattctattattatttttggtctCAATTCCGGTGATGTCAGTTTAAGTGCTCTGTCAATATATCCAATTATTGTGCCTCGTATTTGTCCGGTGTGGTGGTTAGAATAATAGTCCAGGATGCGGTCggagttttgttttttatttttccattttgtaaGTATTTTGTTGTCTCTGTTGATTAGTGTCATGTCTAAGAAGTCCAATGTTctgtctttttcttcttcaattgtAAATTGTAATAGTGTATGAGCACCGTTGAAATCTTGTAGTATGTGTTGCATAGTTGTTGGTGTGGTAATTAGGAGACAATCATCAACATATCTTCTGAAGAACGCTTTGTTGTTGTATTTCgacataattttttgttctatGTGTTCCATTACACTCTGTGCAATCACACTTGAAATTGGGGTTCCCATGGCTACTCCCTTTACTTGTTTGTAAAATTCATCTCTATATTGAAAGTAGCTGTTATTAATTATTAGTTGAGTCGTTTCCGTGAATTCGTCTTCAGGTATTTCTGTGTGTGATGTTAGTTGGTGCCATCTTTCTTTTATCGTTTCTTTTACTAACTCGATAGGGATATTTGTATATAAAGATACTACATCAAGTGaatatagtttattatttttgtcaattttcaatttatttaattgTTCTTTCAGATGTATTGAGTTCTTTATGTAGTATTCATAAAGAAcaattaaataaattgaaaattgacaaaaataataaactatattCACTTGATGTAGTATCTTTATATACAAATATCCCTATCGAGTTAGTAAAAGAAACGATAAAAGAAAGATGGCACCAACTAACATCACACACAGAAATACCTGAAGACGAATTCACGGAAACGACTCAACTAATAATTAATAACAGCTACTTTCAATATAGAGATGAATTTTACAAACAAGTAAAGGGAGTAGCCATGGGAACCCCAATTTCAAGTGTGATTGCACAGAGTGTAATGGAACACatagaacaaaaaattatgtcGAAATACAACAACAAAGCGTTCTTCAGAAGATATGTTGATGATTGTCTCCTAATTACCACACCAACAACTATGCAACACATACTACAAGATTTCAACGGTGCTCATACACTATTACAATTTacaattgaagaagaaaaagacagAACATTGGACTTCTTAGACATGACACTAATCAACGGAGACAACAAAATACttacaaaatggaaaaataaaaaacaaaactccGACCGCATCCTGGACTATTATTCTAACCACCACACCGGACAAATACGAGGCACAATAATTGGATATATTGACAGAGCACTTAAACTGACATCACCGGAATTGagaccaaaaataataatagaattaAAAGAACGATTAATTAAGAACAATTACCCTACAAAGATGACTACACCTATAATAAACGAGAGAATACATAGACTTTACAACCTGAGaacaactgaagaaaataaagaacaaaaaacacgAATACCAATTCCCTACACCAAAAATTTGTCTCataaaatcacaaaaatattaaaacctcATAACATTGAATTAGTCCACAAACCTCAAAACCAATTGAAGGAGATcttcacaaaattaaaaaattcaacaccTAAATCTAAAAAGTCTAATGTTGTTTATAGTATTCCGTGCAAGGACTGTGATAAGCAATATATCGGACAGACATCACAGAGATTACACGACAGACTCAACGCTCATAAATACACGAAAAACGCAACAACGGCActaaacaaacataaaaaaacaaaaaaacatgaattcgactatgacgaaacaaaaatactaacaattgaaccaaaacgaaaacagagagaaatatgGGAGATGATACACATACAATCGAACTTAGAAACAACAGTAAACGATAGACAAGACGTAAAACAACTTAGTCAATTCTATGTACCACTTCTtaaaaaaccaacacaacaaaaagaaaaacacaAGACCTAAAACATGACACATATCAGGGAAGACTGACTGACATTCATATTCCAACATTGTAatttgacgagaaattgaaggtgagatacattttattttaattaacttatttgtgatgtaaaattattatatatactaTTCTAAATGTTTGTGTTCTTTtacaggctcaattttaattaatttgtatattgtgaacaatctaatttttattattattactgaagaaggagagactctccgaaacgtctaattaaatatcttatatgaaacaaatatcatcattaaaaacctgacacatccaaataaaggaaaccatagtaactattaaaaagcaggtaaataacattgaaccgaatatatatatatatatataatagataacaatgttaggatgtttcgatctaggaaattcagtgatacacttttatatcatccaagctttcggtaagacttcttacctttctcaaggatctgcaatatatattaaatataaacattacaaatagcaagttcacaaaactaacgtacatatattgtggttttattccttccttatttcaaaatattcaaaaaacaaaatagttcaacccaactactctctcacagtaataaagattaaacaagtaaataatatcattgataacactcatatattctgtcagacatcaattcatgtaaggtaaacaaaccatgacaccatccgccaaagagagatataaatgacaactgtttggttccacagaattatattcactttcttaattttgtttattattttaaggtgtttaaactacgaaatggtggatgcgaaattttttgataattctatcaagtaggagtagatgttattaagattgttagtatcttgttttgtattcatagtattgtcaGTCACTGCTATTGATAACATCTCTAAGAATAATCTTTTATGGTAATGGGGTTCCTTAAAGAGTATTTTTGTGTTAGAATAATCTATTACATGGTCATTGTTGTTCGCATGTATAGCTAAGGCACaagttcttaaatttcttcttgcatcacttttatgagatgttattctttctttgatccatctggaagtctgtcctatgtatgttctctcacaactgccacaaggtatactatacacgactccagattcatattcttcttttttttttgtctttcaagcggctgaatactaacttaaataatggatgtttcatagttttaacaatcttgatatttttgtagtCTTTGAAAATCAGGGAAATCTTATTAGAGAGTACTGGTATGTAAGGTATAGTGGCGTAAACGATGTCAGCTCGGTCTATCATGGCATCAGTGTTTAATGACAT
The nucleotide sequence above comes from Harmonia axyridis unplaced genomic scaffold, icHarAxyr1.1, whole genome shotgun sequence. Encoded proteins:
- the LOC123688550 gene encoding uncharacterized protein LOC123688550 isoform X3, which codes for MGFFDDVGLAYGRTASKQMRLWAHLNTKLAKLACRRNFLLHCRTTGILPRHIVQNIKCLTNLLSDDAENNRKVPITYQYVDDLLLAIPEDRTATTLAVFNNYDPHIKFTAEEETENGVPFLDTKAIRIKKICHPDFLHNSEEKLLKIFENNGYPRMFLNRCRHSLTSDQVDEVPQIRTSTLVEPATHDKYVSLPLIPPLTAKLKIGSTPCLDLTWFIAFHVRTVSLCMLDRHHNV
- the LOC123688550 gene encoding uncharacterized protein LOC123688550 isoform X4, encoding MGFFDDVGLAYGRTASKQMRLWAHLNTKLAKLACRRNFLLHCRTTGILPRHIVQNIKCLTNLLSDDAENNRKVPITYQYVDDLLLAIPEDRTATTLAVFNNYDPHIKFTAEEETENGVPFLDTKAIRCAELRKSAIQTFFITVKKSCLRSLRTMVTLGCF
- the LOC123688550 gene encoding uncharacterized protein LOC123688550 isoform X2, whose translation is MGFFDDVGLAYGRTASKQMRLWAHLNTKLAKLACRRNFLLHCRTTGILPRHIVQNIKCLTNLLSDDAENNRKVPITYQYVDDLLLAIPEDRTATTLAVFNNYDPHIKFTAEEETENGVPFLDTKAIRIKKICHPDFLHNSEEKLLKIFENNGYPRMFLNRCRHSLTSDQVDEVPQIRTSTLVEPATHDKYVSLPLIPPLTGVLFSQTKDRIHTMSRSDVVYRIPCENCESVYVGQTSQCLKRRISIHKSDASLRPDRCALASHSSSLDHHFKFDEVEILCTNSNYNKRSFLEMCFINENENNINKKTDLKNLSVVYSYLLSLDRRPSRQT
- the LOC123688550 gene encoding uncharacterized protein LOC123688550 isoform X1 produces the protein MGFFDDVGLAYGRTASKQMRLWAHLNTKLAKLACRRNFLLHCRTTGILPRHIVQNIKCLTNLLSDDAENNRKVPITYQYVDDLLLAIPEDRTATTLAVFNNYDPHIKFTAEEETENGVPFLDTKAIRIKKICHPDFLHNSEEKLLKIFENNGYPRMFLNRCRHSLTSDQVDEVPQIRTSTLVEPATHDKYVSLPLIPPLTGKLTKILKEIENIKIAKYNPLVVGVLFSQTKDRIHTMSRSDVVYRIPCENCESVYVGQTSQCLKRRISIHKSDASLRPDRCALASHSSSLDHHFKFDEVEILCTNSNYNKRSFLEMCFINENENNINKKTDLKNLSVVYSYLLSLDRRPSRQT
- the LOC123688549 gene encoding uncharacterized protein LOC123688549, which produces MISAAIIGLLLIKFNKNTIIVEISETLPLTVLTWNAINHVRTLHCRTTGILPRHIVQNIKCLTNLLSDDAENNRKNRSYKKVFSNNKKLLEKKFLALKKRKIQSIQIRDEWLCNLTTTQIPTEVKVILSLGPKFGVAPLPVKDIPIKNIVADVENIINLAPITRQNILRAKCTNAITNFVHNSKMTHNFEHYLLTNARRFVKTHDDLVITPADKGNITVILSTEQYEQKMNQLLQDSSVYKQLRRDPTNEFQCKNNKIVKQLKDKGFIDASMARKLTTYKAIPPRIYGLPKVHKADIPLRPIVSTIGSASVELSQFMTQILTEAFSDFHDYTIADSFQFASKINNFILPQGYKLISLDAVSLFTNISLELVIQIIQQEWSRVSQVTTIDISLFIIIIKFLFESSYFVFKGSFISQIFGCAMGSKISPILANIVMSVLLKYCIPLLPFQVPITYQYVDDLLLAIPEDRTATTLAVFNNYDPHIKFTAEEETENGVPFLDTKAIRIKKICHPDFLHNSEEKLLKIFENNGYPRMFLNRCRHSLTSDQVDEVPQIRTSTLVEPATHDKYVSLPLIPPLTGKLTKILKEIENIKIAKYNPLVVGVLFSQTKDRIHTMSRSDVVYRIPCENCESVYVGQTSQCLKRRISIHKSDARLRPDRCALASHSSSLDHHFKFDEVEILCTNSNYNKRSFLEMCFINENENNINKKTDLKNLSVVYSYLLSLDRRPSRQT